The proteins below are encoded in one region of Ostrea edulis chromosome 3, xbOstEdul1.1, whole genome shotgun sequence:
- the LOC125677360 gene encoding uncharacterized protein LOC125677360 — MYILAIVGLLCLVAGAPREKRQDENYFMENKCSMSARNSSCPMGFCCAYDEFFRIIYYCKKLGAVGETCTTVTSDADCPCESGLTCVPSVQGSSFVTIYGRCQVRAVTTEAASTDSAQTTDHNGDGTNHVHQNGHVTHPGHVTRHG; from the exons ATGTACATTTTGGCAATCGTCGGACTCCTCTGTCTTGTGGCAGGTGCCCCGCGGGAGAAGAGACAG GATGAGAACTATTTTATGGAGAATAAATGTTCTATGTCTGCCCGTAATTCCAGCTGTCCAATGGGCTTCTGCTGTGCCTACGACGAGTTTTTCCGCATCATTTACTATTGTAAAAAGTTAGGCGCTGTCGGCGAGACATGCACCACGGTGACCAGTGACGCAGACTGTCCGTGTGAAAGCGGTCTCACGTGCGTGCCTAGTGTCCAAGGGTCCAGTTTTGTTACTATATATGGACGGTGCCAGGTGCGTGCTGTAACTACCGAAGCCGCGAGTACAGACAGCGCCCAGACGACAGACCATAATGGAGATGGTACGAATCACGTGCATCAAAACGGGCACGTGACGCACCCTGGACACGTGACACGTCATGGATAA
- the LOC130053473 gene encoding uncharacterized protein LOC130053473: MYWEKCQDQPPPQMYWEKCQDQPPPQMYWEKCQDQPPPQILPNELRHIIQDQRKLLNLEKFTIRSFSLQTIHIEQFHRLISRVSSLSITTEMSTGAVSSPPVKPLFDEQRIITAIDIDYDRLCSVVSLSEEVWTCGTDNIIKLYNSRGKLLKSIQTSSGNWPWDIAVTRDGDLFYTDRETRTVNLVKNKQIQTVITLQGWVPLNVCSTFSGDLLVTMVSDDDKQSKVVRYSGSTETQTIQFDDQGQPLYSSGHYNTKYLSENRNLDICVADWAAEAVVVVNQSGKLRFRYTGYPSNTKEPFYPRGITTDSQSHILTADFNNHRIHILDQDGQFLRYIQDCGLHVSWGLCVDIRDNLFVTEYWTCKLKKIQYLGDQVVISLDICHCSSFYVHVT, encoded by the exons ATGTACTGGGAGAAATGTCAAGATCAACCCCCTCCCCAGATGTACTGGGAGAAATGTCAAGATCAACCCCCTCCCCAGATGTACTGGGAGAAATGTCAAGATCAACCCCCTCCCCAGAT ATTACCGAACGAACTCAGGCATATCATTCAGGACCAGAGGAAATTACTAAATCTAGAAAAGTTTACAATACGAAGTTTTTCTCTTCAGACGATACATATAGAACAGTTCCATCGGCTGATTAGTCGTGTGTCATCATTGTCTATTACTACAGAGATGTCTACAggagctgtatcgtctcctccagtcaaaccattgTTTGATGAGCAGCGTATCATCACCGCCATAGACATCGACTATGACAGACTATGCAGTGTTGTCAGTCTAAGTGAGGAAGTCTGGACATGTGGGACTGACAATATAATTAAGCTCTACAACTCCCGGGGCAAACTACTTAAATCAATCCAAACGAGTTCTGGAAACTGGCCAtgggacatagcagtgacacgggacggagatctatTCTATACTGACCGTGAAACAAGAACTGTAAACCTAGtgaagaataaacagatacagaccgtgatcacactacaggggtgggtACCTCTCAATGTCTGCAGTACCTTTTCTGGTGACCTCCTGGTCACCATGGTCAGTGATGATGACAAACAATCCAAAGTTGTGCGTTACTCTGGCTCCACAGAGACACAaaccattcagtttgatgatcagggtcaaCCTCTCTATTCATCTGGTCATTATAACACtaaatacctcagtgagaacaggaacctggatatctgtgtggctgactggGCAGCTGaagcagtagtggtggtcaatcagtcaggaaaactccgatttagatacactggttaTCCCTCTAATACCAAGGAACCATTTTATCCAcgcggcatcactacagacagtcagagtcacatcctgacagcagactttaacaatcaccgtatccacatcctagatcaggacggacagttcctccgttacattcaggACTGTGGTTTACATGTTTCatggggtttatgtgtggacatcagagacaacctatTTGTGACTGAGTACTGGacttgtaaattgaagaaaattcaATACCTAGGTGACCAGGTAGTTATTTCGTTAGATATTTGTCATTGTAGTTCCTTTTATGTGCATGTCACGTGA
- the LOC125677424 gene encoding E3 ubiquitin-protein ligase TRIM36-like, producing MSKEHGDHDGLRVNYSFDTATRHASACTAQDVLLCDLCEDVLLQSHCELCHINLCSNCVGKQFSDSFKRHNVVRFKHRKSTPNYPNCPDHAEKHCEIFCETCDIPVCSTCVTSGKHKDHDISDVLEKLSFKTECLRKDLEELETRIQPRYEKIAFNVQTKKAKLEKKYGKLTTAAGQQGEVWHREITAIVNQRKADIEEMKNKHLAILDRHANEITHRIDELRQIIQDLRKILDSNGVSLTSTYKSRNVEFRRLPPKTQATLPCFSPQKINTEQLNEMFGSLSSLSISTEEYDYTMKSAQAVWSPPVKTLLDEPRLVATIDTGYMPLSVRCLSEEQIWTCGNKKTIELLNLQGKLLTSIQTESGNAPWDLAVTRDGDLVYTDRETRTVNLVKNKQIQTVITLQGWAPVFVCSASSDDLLVTMVSDDRKESKVMRYSGSTETQSIQFDDQGHPLYSSGRYKYISENRNLDICVADWAAKAVVVVNQSGKLRFRYTGHPSNTKESFNPLGITTDSQSHILIANFKNDSIHILDKDGQFLRYIEKCGLRDPFCLCVDTRDNLFVAESSAKVKKIRYL from the exons ATGTCGAAAGAACACGGAGACCATGATGGACTGAGAG TGAACTACTCATTTGACACCGCCACCAGACATGCATCCGCATGCACTGCCCAGGAcgtcctactgtgtgacctctgtgagGACGTACTGCTACAGAGTCATTGTGAGCTTTGTCATATCAACCTATGTTCTAACTGTGTAGGTAAACAATTCTCAGATTCCTTTAAAAGACACAATGTCGTACGCTTTAAACACAGGAAGTCTACCCCTAACTACCCAAACTGTCCAGATCATGCCGAAAAACactgtgaaattttctgtgagACATGTGacattcctgtctgttctacctgcgtcACCTCAGGTAAACACAAAGATCACGATATATCAGATGTTCTGGAGAAACTCAGCTTTAAAACAGAGTGTTTACGAAAAGATTTGGAAGAACTAGAAACCAGAATTCAGCCCCGATATGAAAAAATTGCCTTCAATGTCCAAACTAAGAAAGCCAAGTTAGAAAAGAAGTATGGGAAACTGACAACAGCTGCCGGTCAACAAGGAGAAGTCTGGCACCGAGAaatcaccgccattgtcaaccaacGAAAAGCCGACATCgaggagatgaaaaacaaacatcTAGCCATCTTAGATAGACATGCAAATGAAATCACACACAGAATTGACGAACTTAGACAGATCATTCAGGACCTGAGGAAAATACTGGACTCCAATGGCGTCTCCCTAACATCTACGTACAAATCTAGGAATGTCGAGTTTAGAAGATTACCTCCGAAAACACAAGCTACATTGCCATGTTTctctcctcagaaaataaacacagaACAGCTGAAcgaaatgtttggttctctaTCATCATTATCCATTAGCACAGAAGAATATGACtacacaatgaagtcagcacAAGCTGTAtggtctcctccagtcaaaacACTGCTTGATGAACCGCGACTCGtcgccaccatagacactgggtatatGCCACTCAGTGTTAGGTGTCTCAGTGAAGAACAAATCTGGACATGTGGAAATAAGAAAACCATAGAACTGCTCAACCTTCAGggcaaactactgacatcaatacaaaccgaGTCAGGGAACGCGCCATGGGActtagcagtgacacgggacggagatcttgtttatactgatcGTGAAACAAGAACTGTAAACCTAGtgaagaataaacagatacagactgTGATCACCCTACAGGGGTGGGCACCTGTTTTTGTCTGCAGTGCCTCCTCTgatgatctcctggttaccatggtcAGCGATGATAGAAAAGAATCCAAAGTTATGCGTTACTCTGGCTCCACAGAGACACAAtccattcagtttgatgatcagggtcatCCTCTCTATTCATCCGGTCGTTATAAATACATCAGTGAGAACAGGAatctggatatctgtgtggctgactggGCAGCTaaagcagtagtggtggtcaatcagtcaggaaaactccgatttaggtacactggtcatccctctaataccaagGAATCATTTAATCCATtgggcatcactacagacagtcagagtcacatcctgatagcaaactttaaaaatgacagcatccacatcctagataaggacggacagttcctccgttacatcgAGAAGTGTGGTTTACGCGATCCATtttgtttatgtgtggacaccagagacaacctctttgtggcagAGTCatctgctaaagtgaagaaaatccgaTATCTATGA